From a region of the Takifugu flavidus isolate HTHZ2018 chromosome 20, ASM371156v2, whole genome shotgun sequence genome:
- the crhbp gene encoding corticotropin-releasing factor-binding protein, with translation MERTFREQLFVLLLSLSVLKGDCRYMENNEISKDELYSFFNSELKRETPEELMFRRPLRCLDMIAVEGRFAFTAERPQLSCAAFFIAEPNEVITVDYDGVDIDCSGGDFITVFDGWVMKGEKFPSSQDHPLPLYERYVDYCDSGSLRRSVRSSQNVAMVFFRVHNPGSTFTLTVTKHINPFPCNVISQSPEGAYTMVIPQQHRNCSFSIIYPVEIDISEFSLGQINHFTKRSRPACAETGDFVQLLGGNGIDTSKLLPITDLCVSFTGPTHLKVGCDNTVVRVVSSGKFVSRVSFSYRLLDSQELQTIKLNNVEDFCFNN, from the exons ATGGAGCGCACTTTCCGGGAGCAGCTCTTCGTCCTGCTGCTGAGCCTGTCCGTCCTCAAGGGAGACTGCAGGTATATGGAG aaCAACGAAATCTCTAAAGACGAACTGTACTCATTTTTCAACTCGGAACTTAAAAGAGAAACACCTGAGGAATTAATGTTCCGCAGACCTTTAC GATGCCTGGACATGATTGCAGTGGAGGGTCGGTTCGCCTTCACAGCAGAGCGTCCTCAGCTCAGCTGTGCAGCCTTCTTCATAGCAGAGCCGAATGAAGTGATCACTGTGGATTATGACGGTGTGGACATCGACTGCAGTGGAGGAGACTTCATCACG GTGTTTGATGGCTGGGTAATGAAAGGAGAGAAGTTCCCAAGCTCCCAGGATCATCCTCTGCCCCTGTACGAGCGCTACGTGGATTACTGTGACTCTGGGTCACTGAGGAGAAGCGTGCGCTCCTCGCAGAACGTGGCCATGGTCTTTTTCCGCGTCCACAACCCTGGCAGCACGTTCACCCTGACCGTCACGAAGCACATCAATCCTTTCC CCTGTAATGTCATCTCCCAGTCACCAGAGGGCGCTTACACGATGGTGATCCCGCAGCAGCACAGGAactgcagcttctccatcaTTTACCCAGTGGAGATCGACATCTCCGAGTTCAGCCTGGGACAGATCAACCACTTTACAAAG AGGTCCAGACCAGCGTGCGCAGAAACAGGAGACTTTGTGCAGCTGCTCGGAGGAAATGGGATCGATACATCGAAGTTGCTGCCCATCACGGACCTTTGCGTCTCCTTCACGGGGCCCA CTCACCTGAAGGTCGGCTGCGACAACACGGTGGTCAGGGTGGTGTCCAGCGGGAAGTTCGTCAGCCGGGTGTCGTTCAGCTACAGGCTACTGGACAGTCAGGAGCTGCAGACCATCAAACTCAACAACGTGGAGGATTTCTGCTTCAACAACtga